A part of Pelecanus crispus isolate bPelCri1 chromosome 22, bPelCri1.pri, whole genome shotgun sequence genomic DNA contains:
- the LOC104026514 gene encoding lysosomal acid glucosylceramidase, with product MGAAGALGWLLLLLQALHRAAGARPCSPKYFGRDAMVCVCNATYCDTLDPVVLPAPGTYVKYESSKAGKRLERSEGSFQHSLHAPDLVLTVDTTQRYQHVKGFGGSITDAAAMNILSLPETAQDHLLRSYFSEEGLEYNLVRLPMASCDFSLHAYTYDDIPFDYELAHFSLRDEDTKLKIPLLHRALAMSKRPLSLYASPWTSPTWMKTSESFVGKGTLKGQAGDKYHKTWANYFVRFLDEYAKHNLTFWAVTAENEPSAGLINNYPFQCLGFTAEQQRDFIAQDLGPALANSSHRHVQLIILDDNRLHLPHWAKVVLEDEEAARYVHGIGIHWYLDFIGPIQDTVVPTHELFPDYFILATEACIGAHFWERDVILGCWERGNQYSHSILTNLNHFVAGWTDWNLALDLEGGPNWVKNYVDSPVIVDTSEGIFYKQPMFYHMGHFSKFIPEGSQRVGLVASKESKKTDLEYTALLRPDGAVVVVVLNRSLQNITFGLADTVGLIAAVAPASSIQTYLWQRQ from the exons GCGcccggccctgcagccccaaGTACTTTGGCCGCGATGCCATGGTGTGTGTCTGCAACGCCACGTACTGCGACACGCTGGACCCCGTGGTCCTGCCGGCCCCGGGCACCTACGTCAAATACGAGAGCAGCAAGGCTGGCAAGCGGCTGGAGCGCAGCGAGGGGAGcttccagcacagcctgcaTGCCCCAG ACCTCGTCCTGACCGTGGACACGACGCAGCGCTACCAGCACGTGAAGGGTTTCGGCGGCTCCATCACTGATGCGGCTGCCATGAACATCCTTTCCCTGCCAGAAACAGCCCAGGATCACCTGCTGCGCTCATACTTCTCTGAGGAAG ggctggagtACAACCTTGTCCGGCTCCCTATGGCCAGCTGCGACTTCTCCCTCCATGCCTACACCTACGACGACATTCCCTTCGACTACGAGCTCGCCCACTTCAGCCTGCGAGACGAAGACACAAAGCTGAAG ATCCCGCTCCTGCACCGAGCCTTGGCCATGAGCAAGCGGCCGCTGTCACTGTATGCCAGCCCCTGGACCTCCCCGACCTGGATGAAGACCAGCGAGTCCTTTGTGGGGAAGGGCACGCTGAAGGGGCAGGCGGGGGACAAGTACCACAAGACCTGGGCCAACTACTTTGTACG GTTCCTGGACGAATACGCCAAGCACAACCTGACCTTCTGGGCAGTGACAGCGGAGAACGAGCCCTCAGCCGGGCTGATCAACAACtaccccttccagtgcctggGCTTCACAGCCGAGCAGCAGCGGGACTTCATTGCACAGGACCTGGGCCCCGCGCTGGCCAACAGCTCCCACCGCCATGTCCAGCTCATCATCCTGGACGACAACCGGCTCCACCTCCCACACTGGGCCAAAGTG GTCCTGGAGGATGAAGAGGCAGCTCGCTACGTCCACGGCATTGGCATCCACTGGTACCTGGACTTCATCGGTCCCATACAGGACACAGTGGTGCCCACTCATGAGCTCTTCCCTGACTACTTCATCCTGGCCACAGAGGCGTGCATCGGGGCCCATTTCTGGGAGAGGGACGTGATCCTGGGCTGCTGGGAGCGGGGGAACCAGTACAGCCACAGCATCCTGACG AACCTGAACCACTTTGTGGCCGGCTGGACCGACTGGAACCTGGCCCTGGACCTGGAGGGGGGTCCCAACTGGGTCAAGAACTACGTGGACAGCCCCGTCATCGTGGACACCAGCGAAGGCATCTTCTACAAGCAGCCCATGTTCTATCACATGGGGCACTTCAG CAAGTTCATCCCCGAGGGCTCCCAGCGCGTGGGACTTGTTGCCTCCAAAGAGTCCAAGAAGACGGACTTGGAGTACACAGCTTTGCTGCGCCCCGATGGTgccgtggtggtggtggttctgAACCG gTCCCTGCAGAACATCACCTTCGGGCTGGCTGATACTGTTGGCCTCATCGCAGCTGTGGCTCCGGCCAGCTCCATCCAGACCTACCTCTGGCAGCGGCAGTGA